One Glycine max cultivar Williams 82 chromosome 4, Glycine_max_v4.0, whole genome shotgun sequence DNA segment encodes these proteins:
- the LOC100812726 gene encoding lariat debranching enzyme, which produces MKIAVEGCMHGDLDNVYRTLQQLEKSENTKIDLLLCCGDFQAVRNEHDLKSLNVPLKYRSMNSFWKYYSGAEVAPYPTIFIGGNHEASNYLWELYYGGWAAPNIYFLGAAGVVRFGNVRIGGLSGIYKSFDYKLGHFERPPYDHNTIKSVYHVREYDVRKLMQVKEPIDVFLSHDWPVRITDYGDWRELVRRKHYFKQEIEEKRLGSKPAAELLEKLKPHYWFSAHLHCKFAALVQHGEGGPLTKFLALDKCIPGRDFLQIVEIESDAGPYEIQYDEEWLAITRKFNPIFPLTYKGADFRGINLEMEDCLEWVRSKLQERGCKPFEFVRTAPCYDPSRSNFDGAFAVNPRNPQTESFVRLLELPYLFDRNPEAKDLSPYPSPSIQRGTAYDSEDIPIDDVADDDDDDEELPKVDNVETETSNL; this is translated from the exons ATGAAGATAGCGGTGGAAGGGTGCATGCACGGGGACCTGGACAATGTCTACAGAACCCTTCAACAGTTGGAGAAATCTGAAAACACGAAAATCGACCTTCTCCTCTGCTGCGGCGATTTCCAAGCCGTGAGGAACGAGCATGACTTGAAGAGCCTGAACGTCCCTCTCAAATACCGCTCCATGAACTCCTTCTGGAAGTACTATTCCGGCGCCGAGGTTGCCCCCTACCCCACCATCTTCATCGGCGGCAACCACGAAGCTTCCAATTATCTCTGGGAACT GTACTATGGAGGATGGGCTGCTCCTAATATCTACTTCTTGGGAGCTGCTGGGGTGGTGAGGTTTGGGAATGTTCGAATTGGTGGCCTCTCTGGGATCTATAAATCTTTCGACTATAAATTAG GACACTTTGAGAGGCCTCCCTATGATCATAATACCATTAAGTCCGTGTATCATGTTCGTGAATATGATGTTCGCAAATTGATGCAAGTCAAGGAGCCAATTGATGTTTTTCTTTCGCATGATTGGCCAGTGAGAATCACTGATTATGGGGATTGGAGGGAGCTTGTTCGGCGCAAGCATTATTTTAAGCAAGAG ATAGAGGAAAAAAGACTAGGTAGTAAACCTGCTGCTGAACTTCTAGAAAAATTGAAACCACATTATTGGTTTTCAGCTCACTTACACTGCAAGTTTGCTGCTCTTGTTCAACATGGGGAAGGAGGTCCACTGACAAAATTTCTTGCACTGGATAAATGTATTCCTGGGCGTGATTTCTTACAG ATTGTGGAAATTGAATCAGATGCAGGACCTTATGAGATTCAGTATGATGAAGAATGGTTAGCAATAACACGGAAGTTCAACCCTATATTCCCTTTGACTTACAAAGGTGCAGACTtcag AGGCATAAATCTTGAGATGGAAGATTGTCTTGAATGGGTTAGAAGCAAGCTACAAGAGAGGGGGTGCAAACCTTTTGAATTTGTTAGAACAGCTCCTTGTTATGACCCTTCACGATCCAATTTTGATGGTGCTTTTGCtg TGAATCCCCGAAATCCTCAGACAGAATCTTTTGTGCGGCTTCTGGAACTTCCATATCTTTTTGATAGGAATCCTGAAGCAAAGGATTTGTCACCTTATCCTTCTCCTTCAATTCAGAGAG GCACGGCTTATGATAGCGAGGACATTCCCATTGATGATGTggctgatgatgatgatgatgatgaagagctCCCAAAAGTTGATAACGTTGAAACTGAGACTTCCAATTTGTGA
- the LOC100808233 gene encoding protein TIC 55, chloroplastic produces MEVLLLCGQERHTKRAFVSFPVFLPRLSLCLCYLLRSSLLLSNMALVNPFLCTTRTSLPLRVSGPPNQVLPRWTLCSQYSFKTSSLRSKQLRCGATADIKADHAVLVGPTSEEERKGDYDWTQEWYPLYLTQNVPEDAPLGLRVFDKQLVLFKDGNGQFRCYEDRCPHRLAKLSEGQLIDGRLECLYHGWQFEGEGKCVKIPQLPADAKIPRAACVKTYEVRDSQGVIWVWMSLKTPPNVSKLPWFENFARPGFQDVSTIHELPYDHSILLENLMDPAHIPISHDRTDWTAKREDAQPLCFEVTERTDRGFAGWWGREKDGSMPNFLRFEAPCVLQNNREIVDKNGEINYFSGLFLCRPTGQGKSMLIVRFGGTKRSPLAKVFPKWYFHQNASKVFEQDMGFLSSQNEILLREKVPTKELYLNLKSSDTWVAEYRKWMDKAGHGMPYHFGHSTISLPKEPAVVEHAPAGLVAGQSASSPTKGGIGTMHAPNFANRYFRHVIHCKGCRTVVKAFEAWKNALSAVAIALTALAILLSGRQWKVLLLASAALCSVGVYACSTAIAMNTTNFIRTHRRL; encoded by the exons ATGGAAGTGTTATTATTATGTGGCCAGGAACGACACACGAAACGTGCATTTGTCTCTTTTCCTGTGTTTCTTCCTCGTTTGAGTTTGTGTTTGTGCTATCTTCTTCGCTCTTCACTTTTGTTGTCTAACATGGCTTTGGTGAATCCGTTTCTGTGTACCACTCGAACGTCCCTCCCTCTGCGAGTTTCAGGTCCACCAAACCAAGTCCTACCACGTTGGACTCTCTGCTCCCAATATTCATTCAAAACATCATCACTAAGATCGAAGCAACTCAGGTGTGGCGCCACTGCAGACATCAAAGCAGATCACGCGGTTCTTGTGGGCCCCACCAGCGAGGAGGAGAGAAAAGGGGACTATGACTGGACACAGGAATGGTACCCTTTGTATCTCACTCAGAATGTGCCCGAAGATGCACCTTTGGGTCTCAGAGTGTTTGATAAACAGCTCGTGTTGTTCAAGGATGGCAATGGCCAGTTTCGCTGTTACGAAGATCGCTGCCCCCACAG GTTAGCGAAACTATCTGAGGGACAGTTGATTGATGGAAGGCTCGAGTGTCTATACCATGGATGGCAATTTGAAGGGGAGGGAAAATGTGTGAAGATACCTCAG CTTCCAGCTGATGCCAAAATCCCAAGGGCTGCTTGTGTTAAAACATATGAAGTGAGGGACTCTCAAGGTGTTATTTGGGTATGGATGTCCCTCAAGACACCTCCAAATGTCAGTAAATTACCTTGGTTTGAGAACTTCGCAAGGCCGGGGTTTCAAGATGTTTCGACAATTCACGAACTCCCTTATGATCACTCTATTCTTCTGGAGAACCTGATGGATCCTGCTCATATCCCAATCTCCCATGACAGAACAGATTGGACTGCGAAAAGGGAGGATGCTCAGCCGCTGTGTTTTGAGGTGACCGAACGAACAGATAGAGGGTTTGCAGGTTGGTGGGGCAGAGAGAAAGATGGATCCATGCCTAACTTCTTGCGGTTTGAGGCTCCTTGTGTTCTACAAAACAACAGGGAAATTGTTGATAAGAATGGTGAAATAAACTACTTCAGTGGCCTGTTCCTTTGTAGACCAACCGGGCAAGGGAAATCCATGCTGATAGTTAGGTTTGGAGGAACAAAAAGATCTCCACTAGCAAAAGTGTTTCCTAAGTGGTACTTCCATCAGAATGCAAGCAAGGTGTTTGAGCAAGACATGGGATTCTTGTCATCACAAAATGAAATTCTTCTGAGAGAAAAGGTTCCAACAAAGGAACTATACCTGAATCTGAAATCATCAGACACATGGGTTGCTGAATACAGGAAGTGGATGGACAAAGCGGGGCATGGAATGCCATATCATTTTGGTCACAGCACTATCTCTTTGCCTAAAGAGCCTGCTGTGGTTGAACACGCACCTGCTGGACTAGTCGCAGGACAATCAGCTTCCTCACCAACCAAGGGGGGCATTGGAACAATGCATGCCCCTAATTTTGCCAACAGATATTTTAGGCATGTGATTCATTGCAAAGGATGTAGAACCGTCGTCAAAGCTTTCGAAGCTTGGAAAAATGCTCTTTCAGCTGTGGCAATTGCATTAACTGCGTTGGCAATTCTGCTTTCTGGGAGACAATGGAAGGTCCTTCTCTTGGCATCTGCAGCTCTCTGCTCTGTTGGAGTCTATGCTTGCTCAACCGCCATTGCAATGAATACAACAAATTTTATTAGGACACATAGGAGATTGTGA
- the LOC100810900 gene encoding chaperone protein DnaJ isoform X1, protein MSRCVSCALIPNKNFLVSPIQIPIHNAVKVRGNNRTCGLRVQLSMVDSSSADFTRRIERAWLISKQPGPIVCSSCDSKGHIECKWCAGTGFFILGDNMLCEVPSRNTTCIICTGKGSMCCSDCQGTGFRAKWLGEPPSS, encoded by the exons atgagtAGGTGTGTATCTTGTGCGCTGATTCCCAATAAGAATTTCTTGGTATCACCAATTCAAATCCCAATTCATAATGCAGTAAAGGTTAGGGGCAACAATAGAACTTGTGGCCTGCGCGTTCAGCTTTCTATGGTGGACTCTTCCTCCGCTGATTTCACCAGACGCATCGAACGAGCTTGGTTAATTTCTAAG CAACCAGGGCCAATCGTGTGTTCATCTTGCGACTCAAAAGGGCATATTGAATGTAAATGGTGTGCGGGTACTGGTTTTTTTATTCTTGGTGATAACATGCTTTGTGAAGTCCCATCAAGAAACACTACCTGCATTATTTGCACTGGAAAG GGATCAATGTGCTGTTCTGATTGTCAAGGAACAGGCTTTCGTGCAAAGTGGTTGGGAGAACCTCCTTCTTCCTAG
- the LOC100810900 gene encoding protein BUNDLE SHEATH DEFECTIVE 2, chloroplastic isoform X2: MVDSSSADFTRRIERAWLISKQPGPIVCSSCDSKGHIECKWCAGTGFFILGDNMLCEVPSRNTTCIICTGKGSMCCSDCQGTGFRAKWLGEPPSS; the protein is encoded by the exons ATGGTGGACTCTTCCTCCGCTGATTTCACCAGACGCATCGAACGAGCTTGGTTAATTTCTAAG CAACCAGGGCCAATCGTGTGTTCATCTTGCGACTCAAAAGGGCATATTGAATGTAAATGGTGTGCGGGTACTGGTTTTTTTATTCTTGGTGATAACATGCTTTGTGAAGTCCCATCAAGAAACACTACCTGCATTATTTGCACTGGAAAG GGATCAATGTGCTGTTCTGATTGTCAAGGAACAGGCTTTCGTGCAAAGTGGTTGGGAGAACCTCCTTCTTCCTAG